A genomic segment from Labrus bergylta chromosome 3, fLabBer1.1, whole genome shotgun sequence encodes:
- the cstf3 gene encoding cleavage stimulation factor subunit 3: MTTEGAADQAAAEYIPEKVKKAEKKLEENPYDLDAWSILIREAQNQPIDKARKTYERLVTQFPSSGRFWKLFIEAEIKAKNYDKVEKLFQRCLMKVLHIDLWKCYLSYVRETKGKLPSYKEKMAQAYDFALDKIGMEIMSYQIWVDYINFLKGVEAVGSYAENQRITAVRRVYQRGCVNPMINIEQLWRDYSKYEEGINVHLAKKMIEDRSRDYMNARRVAKEYETVMKGLDRNAPSVPPQNSPQEAQQVEMWKKYIQWEKSNPLRTEDQTLITKRVMFAYEQCLLVLGHHPDVWYEAAQYLEQSSKLLAEKGDMNNSKLFSDEAANIYERAIGTLLKKNMLLYFSFADYEESRMKYEKVHSIYNKLLAIEDIDPTLVYIQYMKFARRAEGIKSGRTIFKKAREDLRTRHHVYVTAALMEYYCSKDKSVAFKIFELGLKKYGDIPEYILAYIDYLSHLNEDNNTRVLFERVLTSGSLSPEKSGEIWARFLAFESNIGDLASILKVERRRFSAFKDEYEGKETALLVDRYKFMDLYPCSASELKALGYKDVSRSKLAQLLPETVVTPSAPTLKDEADRKPEYPKPDTNQMIPFQPRHLAPPGLHPVPGGVFPVPPAAVVLMKLLPPPTCFTGPFVQVEELMETLRRCTLPETVDAAVELITGRQPDTGGEGNGSMENHAVAKSLKRPNADSDEEDDKGAVAPPIHDIYRSRQQKRIR, translated from the exons ATGACAACCGAGGGAGCCGCCGACCAG GCTGCAGCAGAGTATATTCCAGAGAAGGTGAAGAAGGCAGAGAAGAAGTTGGAAGAAAACCCATATGACCTTGACGCATGGAGCATTCTGATTCGAGAAGCACAG aaTCAACCCATAGACAAAGCAAGGAAGACATATGAGCGACTTGTCACGCAGTTCCCAAGTTCTGGCAGATTCTGGAAACTGTTCATTGAAGCTGAg ATCAAGGCTAAAAACTATGACAAAGTAGAAAAG CTGTTTCAGAGATGTCTAATGAAAGTGTTGCACATTGACCTGTGGAAATGCTACCTCTCATATGTTCGGGAGACCAAAGGGAAGCTGCCCAGCTACAA AGAGAAGATGGCCCAGGCGTATGACTTTGCCCTGGATAAAATAGGCATGGAGATTATGTCTTATCAG ATTTGGGTGGACTACATCAACTTTCTCAAAGGAGT AGAGGCGGTGGGCTCTTATGCAGAGAACCAGCGAATCACTGCAGTTAGGAGGGTGTATCAGAGAGGCTGTGTGAACCCCATGATCAACATTGAGCAGCTTTGGAGAGATTATAGCAAGTATGAGGAG GGTATCAATGTGCACTTGGCCAAAAAGATGATTGAGGATCGAAGTAGGGACTACATGAATGCGAGGAGAGTGGCAAAG GAGTATGAGACAGTGATGAAGGGTTTGGACAGGAACGCACCATCAGTTCCCCCGCAGAACTCCCCTCAGGAAGCTCAGCAGGTGGAAATGTGGAAGAAGTACATCCAGTGGGAGAAAAGCAACCCGCTGCGCACAGAAGACCAGACGCTCATCACAAAGAGAG TCATGTTTGCCTACGAGCAGTGCCTGCTAGTGCTGGGTCACCATCCTGACGTGTGGTACGAGGCAGCACAGTACCTGGAGCAGTCCAGCAAACTGCTGGCAGAGAAGGGG GACATGAATAACTCCAAGCTGTTCAGCGACGAGGCCGCCAACATCTACGAACGTGCCATCGGTACTctcttaaagaaaaacatgcttttATACTTTTCCTTTGCTGACTATGAAGAA AGTCGCATGAAGTACGAGAAGGTGCACAGCATCTACAACAAACTGCTCGCCATCGAGGACATCGACCCCACGCTGGTCTACATTCAGTACATGAAGTTTGCCAGGAGGGCCGAGGGAATCAAATCGGGACGCACCATCTTCAAAAAGGCCCGAGAGGATCTGCGCACACGTCACCATGTGTACGTGACCGCAGCGCTCATGGAGTACTACTGCAGCAAG GATAAGTCGGTGGCCTTCAAGATCTTTGAGCTTGGTTTGAAGAAGTACGGCGACATTCCAGAGTACATACTGGCATACATTGATTACCTCTCACATCTTAACG AGGACAATAACACAAGAGTCCTGTTCGAGCGCGTCCTCACCTCAGGAAGCTTGTCACCAGAGAAGTCAGG GGAGATCTGGGCTCGGTTTTTGGCTTTTGAGAGCAACATAGGAGACCTGGCTAGTATTCTGAAAGTTGAGCGAAGACGGTTCTCTGCCTTCAAAGACGAGTATGAGGGCAAAGAGACCGCCCTGCTCGTAGATAGATACAAGTTTATGGATCTCTATCCCTGCTCAGCTAGTGAACTCAAGGCCCTCGGATACAAG GATGTGTCTCGCTCCAAACTGGCACAGCTTCTTCCAGAAACGGTGGTGACTCCTTCTGCGCCTACACTGAAGGATGAAGCAGACCGCAAACCTGAGTACCCGAAACCTGACACCAACCAGATGATCCCCTTCCAGCCACGTCACCTCGCCC CTCCAGGTCTACACCCTGTCCCTGGTGGAGTTTTCCCTGtccctccagctgctgttgTCCTAATGAAGCTGCTCCCTCCGCCTACGTGCTTCACT GGTCCCTTTGTTCAAGTGGAAGAGCTCATGGAAACTTTAAGGAGATGCACACTTCCTGAGA CTGTCGACGCTGCTGTAGAGCTGATCACTGGTAGACAGCCTGACACAGGAGGGGAGGGCAATGGATCCATGGAGAACCATGCTGTTGCCAAGTCACTCAAGAGGCCTAACGCAGACTCCGACGAGGAGGATGACAAAGGAGCCGTGGCTCCGCCCATACATGACATCTACCGCTCACGTCAGCAGAAAAGGATTCGATAA